Proteins co-encoded in one Corvus moneduloides isolate bCorMon1 chromosome 7, bCorMon1.pri, whole genome shotgun sequence genomic window:
- the NIF3L1 gene encoding NIF3-like protein 1 isoform X3, which translates to MLLPVPPLLRPPVHRVRALGLPPVRALMNLRELVSALNDFASPALAESWDNVGLLVEPSPPHTVKTLFLTNDLTEEVMEEAVQKKADLVLSYHPPIFTPLKRVTWKTWKERLVVRALENRIGIYSPHTAYDAIPHGVNNWLTKGLGACTSVPLHPSTAPSSPAEGTHRVEFCADAEHLDAVLFKIKDIPEISCLTTFPARVEGEEQTRVSLNCSQKALLEVVALLSQNSLLHHKTEILLLQKPPLPHTGMGRLCTLSEPASLSDIIERIKGHLQLPHVRVAVGTGRTLGTWACEPDCLLGRALQEHREHECVHYTGKLSSAESPVKKAALCAGSGSSVLKGTEADLYLTVNNAEPAKRYQWKLLPQGMKNSPTICQCLQARCTCLERKSGYGTSSLRSGKAHTSSLLGVVGMLAFPQILGYDGYLRASFSLTCGTRSRTGNLQGNPQMMTRMQINH; encoded by the exons ATGCTGCTGCCGGTCCCGCCGCTGCTCCGCCCGCCTGTCCACCGCGTCCGTGCCTTGGGCCTCCCGCCCGTTCGCGCTCTCATGAACCTCCGGGAGCTCGTGTCTGCCCTGAATGACTTCGCATCCCCCGCTCTGGCTGAAAGCTGGGATAATGTGGGGTTGCTGGTGGAACCAAGTCCTCCCCACACTGTGAAAACCCTTTTCCTCACTAACGATCTCACTGAGGAGGTGATGGAAGAGGCAGTGCAGAAGAAAGCAGACCTCGTTCTTTCTTACCACCCTCCTATATTCACACCACTCAAGCGAGTAACGTGGAAAACCTGGAAGGAACGGCTGGTGGTCCGAGCCCTGGAGAACAGAATCGGGATTTATTCTCCACATACGGCGTACGATGCCATACCTCACGGAGTTAATAACTGGCTAACAAAGGGACTCG GTGCCTGTACTTCTGTCCCACTGCATCCATCGACTGCACCAAGCTCTCCAGCTGAAGGCACTCACCGGGTAGAATTCTGTGCAGATGCTGAGCATCTGGATGCAGTGCTGTTCAAAATCAAAGACATCCCAGAGATCTCTTGTCTCACTACTTTCCCAGCCAG GGTTGAAGGTGAGGAGCAAACACGAGTCAGTTTGAACTGCTCTCAGAAAGCACTGCTGGAGGTGGTGGCATTATTGTCCCAGAACAGCCTTCTTCATCACAAGACCGAGATTCTCTTGCTACAAAAG cctcctcttccccatACTGGAATGGGACGCCTGTGCACCCTGAGCGAGCCAGCCTCCTTGTCAGACATAATCGAGCGTATCAAAGGCCACCTGCAGCTACCCCACGTCCGCGTAGCCGTGGGAACGGGCAGGACACTCGGTACATGGGCCTGCGAGCCAGACTGCCTGCTAGGACGGGCACTGCAGGAACACAGGGAGCATGAGTGTGTGCATTACACTGGGAAACTGTCTTCAGCAG AATCACCAGTGAagaaagctgctctgtgtgctggttCTGGGAGCAGTGTCCTGAAGGGAACGGAAGCTGACCTCTATCTCACAG ttaacaatgctgaacctgcaAAGAGGTATCAATGGAAGCTTCTACCTcagggcatgaagaacagcccgacTATCTGCCAATG tctgcaggcgagatGCACCTGCCTCGAGCGAAAGTCTGGGTACGGGACCTCCTCACTAAGAAGTGGGAAGGCCCACACAAGCTCATTGcttggggtcgtgggtatgcttgcgtttccacagatactggggtacgaTGGCTACCTGCGAGCTTCGTTCTCCCTGACCTGTGGCACCAGaagcagaacaggcaacctccaaggCAACCctcaaatgatgaccagaatgcAGATCAACCACTGA
- the NIF3L1 gene encoding NIF3-like protein 1 isoform X5: protein MLLPVPPLLRPPVHRVRALGLPPVRALMNLRELVSALNDFASPALAESWDNVGLLVEPSPPHTVKTLFLTNDLTEEVMEEAVQKKADLVLSYHPPIFTPLKRVTWKTWKERLVVRALENRIGIYSPHTAYDAIPHGVNNWLTKGLGACTSVPLHPSTAPSSPAEGTHRVEFCADAEHLDAVLFKIKDIPEISCLTTFPARVEGEEQTRVSLNCSQKALLEVVALLSQNSLLHHKTEILLLQKPPLPHTGMGRLCTLSEPASLSDIIERIKGHLQLPHVRVAVGTGRTLESPVKKAALCAGSGSSVLKGTEADLYLTGEMSHHDVLDAVANGISVILCEHSNTERGFLSELRDALVIHLQNKINIIVSEKDRDPLQVA from the exons ATGCTGCTGCCGGTCCCGCCGCTGCTCCGCCCGCCTGTCCACCGCGTCCGTGCCTTGGGCCTCCCGCCCGTTCGCGCTCTCATGAACCTCCGGGAGCTCGTGTCTGCCCTGAATGACTTCGCATCCCCCGCTCTGGCTGAAAGCTGGGATAATGTGGGGTTGCTGGTGGAACCAAGTCCTCCCCACACTGTGAAAACCCTTTTCCTCACTAACGATCTCACTGAGGAGGTGATGGAAGAGGCAGTGCAGAAGAAAGCAGACCTCGTTCTTTCTTACCACCCTCCTATATTCACACCACTCAAGCGAGTAACGTGGAAAACCTGGAAGGAACGGCTGGTGGTCCGAGCCCTGGAGAACAGAATCGGGATTTATTCTCCACATACGGCGTACGATGCCATACCTCACGGAGTTAATAACTGGCTAACAAAGGGACTCG GTGCCTGTACTTCTGTCCCACTGCATCCATCGACTGCACCAAGCTCTCCAGCTGAAGGCACTCACCGGGTAGAATTCTGTGCAGATGCTGAGCATCTGGATGCAGTGCTGTTCAAAATCAAAGACATCCCAGAGATCTCTTGTCTCACTACTTTCCCAGCCAG GGTTGAAGGTGAGGAGCAAACACGAGTCAGTTTGAACTGCTCTCAGAAAGCACTGCTGGAGGTGGTGGCATTATTGTCCCAGAACAGCCTTCTTCATCACAAGACCGAGATTCTCTTGCTACAAAAG cctcctcttccccatACTGGAATGGGACGCCTGTGCACCCTGAGCGAGCCAGCCTCCTTGTCAGACATAATCGAGCGTATCAAAGGCCACCTGCAGCTACCCCACGTCCGCGTAGCCGTGGGAACGGGCAGGACACTCG AATCACCAGTGAagaaagctgctctgtgtgctggttCTGGGAGCAGTGTCCTGAAGGGAACGGAAGCTGACCTCTATCTCACAG GAGAGATGTCCCACCATGATGTGCTGGATGCAGTTGCCAATGGGATAAGTGTTATTCTGTGCGAGCACAGTAACACTGAGCGAGGCTTCTTGTCAGAGCTGCGTGACGCACTCGTGATCCACCTACAGAACAAAATCAACATCATTGTGTCTGAGAAAGACAGAGATCCTCTCCAGGTGgcatag
- the NIF3L1 gene encoding NIF3-like protein 1 isoform X1, whose translation MLLPVPPLLRPPVHRVRALGLPPVRALMNLRELVSALNDFASPALAESWDNVGLLVEPSPPHTVKTLFLTNDLTEEVMEEAVQKKADLVLSYHPPIFTPLKRVTWKTWKERLVVRALENRIGIYSPHTAYDAIPHGVNNWLTKGLGACTSVPLHPSTAPSSPAEGTHRVEFCADAEHLDAVLFKIKDIPEISCLTTFPARVEGEEQTRVSLNCSQKALLEVVALLSQNSLLHHKTEILLLQKPPLPHTGMGRLCTLSEPASLSDIIERIKGHLQLPHVRVAVGTGRTLGTWACEPDCLLGRALQEHREHECVHYTGKLSSAESPVKKAALCAGSGSSVLKGTEADLYLTVNNAEPAKRYQWKLLPQGMKNSPTICQWYVAQALSGVREQFPEACCYHYMDDILVAANSNNPVILNHFLSLQSAGEMHLPRAKVWVRDLLTKKWEGPHKLIAWGRGYACVSTDTGVRWLPASFVLPDLWHQKQNRQPPRQPSNDDQNADQPLNDSSDDDQDVDPQPGPSTSRD comes from the exons ATGCTGCTGCCGGTCCCGCCGCTGCTCCGCCCGCCTGTCCACCGCGTCCGTGCCTTGGGCCTCCCGCCCGTTCGCGCTCTCATGAACCTCCGGGAGCTCGTGTCTGCCCTGAATGACTTCGCATCCCCCGCTCTGGCTGAAAGCTGGGATAATGTGGGGTTGCTGGTGGAACCAAGTCCTCCCCACACTGTGAAAACCCTTTTCCTCACTAACGATCTCACTGAGGAGGTGATGGAAGAGGCAGTGCAGAAGAAAGCAGACCTCGTTCTTTCTTACCACCCTCCTATATTCACACCACTCAAGCGAGTAACGTGGAAAACCTGGAAGGAACGGCTGGTGGTCCGAGCCCTGGAGAACAGAATCGGGATTTATTCTCCACATACGGCGTACGATGCCATACCTCACGGAGTTAATAACTGGCTAACAAAGGGACTCG GTGCCTGTACTTCTGTCCCACTGCATCCATCGACTGCACCAAGCTCTCCAGCTGAAGGCACTCACCGGGTAGAATTCTGTGCAGATGCTGAGCATCTGGATGCAGTGCTGTTCAAAATCAAAGACATCCCAGAGATCTCTTGTCTCACTACTTTCCCAGCCAG GGTTGAAGGTGAGGAGCAAACACGAGTCAGTTTGAACTGCTCTCAGAAAGCACTGCTGGAGGTGGTGGCATTATTGTCCCAGAACAGCCTTCTTCATCACAAGACCGAGATTCTCTTGCTACAAAAG cctcctcttccccatACTGGAATGGGACGCCTGTGCACCCTGAGCGAGCCAGCCTCCTTGTCAGACATAATCGAGCGTATCAAAGGCCACCTGCAGCTACCCCACGTCCGCGTAGCCGTGGGAACGGGCAGGACACTCGGTACATGGGCCTGCGAGCCAGACTGCCTGCTAGGACGGGCACTGCAGGAACACAGGGAGCATGAGTGTGTGCATTACACTGGGAAACTGTCTTCAGCAG AATCACCAGTGAagaaagctgctctgtgtgctggttCTGGGAGCAGTGTCCTGAAGGGAACGGAAGCTGACCTCTATCTCACAG ttaacaatgctgaacctgcaAAGAGGTATCAATGGAAGCTTCTACCTcagggcatgaagaacagcccgacTATCTGCCAATGGTATGTCGCTCAGGCTTTGTCCGGAGTCCGTGAGCAGTTTCCTGAGGCATGCTgctaccattacatggatgatatcctggtggcagcaaaTTCAAACAATCCTGTTAttttgaatcattttctctcattgcagtctgcaggcgagatGCACCTGCCTCGAGCGAAAGTCTGGGTACGGGACCTCCTCACTAAGAAGTGGGAAGGCCCACACAAGCTCATTGcttggggtcgtgggtatgcttgcgtttccacagatactggggtacgaTGGCTACCTGCGAGCTTCGTTCTCCCTGACCTGTGGCACCAGaagcagaacaggcaacctccaaggCAACCctcaaatgatgaccagaatgcAGATCAACCACTGAATGATTCTTCagatgatgaccaggatgtcgaCCCTCAGcctggtccttctacaagcagagactga
- the NIF3L1 gene encoding NIF3-like protein 1 isoform X4 has translation MLLPVPPLLRPPVHRVRALGLPPVRALMNLRELVSALNDFASPALAESWDNVGLLVEPSPPHTVKTLFLTNDLTEEVMEEAVQKKADLVLSYHPPIFTPLKRVTWKTWKERLVVRALENRIGIYSPHTAYDAIPHGVNNWLTKGLGACTSVPLHPSTAPSSPAEGTHRVEFCADAEHLDAVLFKIKDIPEISCLTTFPARVEGEEQTRVSLNCSQKALLEVVALLSQNSLLHHKTEILLLQKPPLPHTGMGRLCTLSEPASLSDIIERIKGHLQLPHVRVAVGTGRTLGTWACEPDCLLGRALQEHREHECVHYTGKLSSAESPVKKAALCAGSGSSVLKGTEADLYLTGEMSHHDVLDAVANGISVILCEHSNTERGFLSELRDALVIHLQNKINIIVSEKDRDPLQVA, from the exons ATGCTGCTGCCGGTCCCGCCGCTGCTCCGCCCGCCTGTCCACCGCGTCCGTGCCTTGGGCCTCCCGCCCGTTCGCGCTCTCATGAACCTCCGGGAGCTCGTGTCTGCCCTGAATGACTTCGCATCCCCCGCTCTGGCTGAAAGCTGGGATAATGTGGGGTTGCTGGTGGAACCAAGTCCTCCCCACACTGTGAAAACCCTTTTCCTCACTAACGATCTCACTGAGGAGGTGATGGAAGAGGCAGTGCAGAAGAAAGCAGACCTCGTTCTTTCTTACCACCCTCCTATATTCACACCACTCAAGCGAGTAACGTGGAAAACCTGGAAGGAACGGCTGGTGGTCCGAGCCCTGGAGAACAGAATCGGGATTTATTCTCCACATACGGCGTACGATGCCATACCTCACGGAGTTAATAACTGGCTAACAAAGGGACTCG GTGCCTGTACTTCTGTCCCACTGCATCCATCGACTGCACCAAGCTCTCCAGCTGAAGGCACTCACCGGGTAGAATTCTGTGCAGATGCTGAGCATCTGGATGCAGTGCTGTTCAAAATCAAAGACATCCCAGAGATCTCTTGTCTCACTACTTTCCCAGCCAG GGTTGAAGGTGAGGAGCAAACACGAGTCAGTTTGAACTGCTCTCAGAAAGCACTGCTGGAGGTGGTGGCATTATTGTCCCAGAACAGCCTTCTTCATCACAAGACCGAGATTCTCTTGCTACAAAAG cctcctcttccccatACTGGAATGGGACGCCTGTGCACCCTGAGCGAGCCAGCCTCCTTGTCAGACATAATCGAGCGTATCAAAGGCCACCTGCAGCTACCCCACGTCCGCGTAGCCGTGGGAACGGGCAGGACACTCGGTACATGGGCCTGCGAGCCAGACTGCCTGCTAGGACGGGCACTGCAGGAACACAGGGAGCATGAGTGTGTGCATTACACTGGGAAACTGTCTTCAGCAG AATCACCAGTGAagaaagctgctctgtgtgctggttCTGGGAGCAGTGTCCTGAAGGGAACGGAAGCTGACCTCTATCTCACAG GAGAGATGTCCCACCATGATGTGCTGGATGCAGTTGCCAATGGGATAAGTGTTATTCTGTGCGAGCACAGTAACACTGAGCGAGGCTTCTTGTCAGAGCTGCGTGACGCACTCGTGATCCACCTACAGAACAAAATCAACATCATTGTGTCTGAGAAAGACAGAGATCCTCTCCAGGTGgcatag
- the NIF3L1 gene encoding NIF3-like protein 1 isoform X6 — MLLPVPPLLRPPVHRVRALGLPPVRALMNLRELVSALNDFASPALAESWDNVGLLVEPSPPHTVKTLFLTNDLTEEVMEEAVQKKADLVLSYHPPIFTPLKRVTWKTWKERLVVRALENRIGIYSPHTAYDAIPHGVNNWLTKGLGACTSVPLHPSTAPSSPAEGTHRVEFCADAEHLDAVLFKIKDIPEISCLTTFPARVEGEEQTRVSLNCSQKALLEVVALLSQNSLLHHKTEILLLQKPPLPHTGMGRLCTLSEPASLSDIIERIKGHLQLPHVRVAVGTGRTLGTWACEPDCLLGRALQEHREHECVHYTGKLSSAESPVKKAALCAGSGSSVLKGTEADLYLTGMGD; from the exons ATGCTGCTGCCGGTCCCGCCGCTGCTCCGCCCGCCTGTCCACCGCGTCCGTGCCTTGGGCCTCCCGCCCGTTCGCGCTCTCATGAACCTCCGGGAGCTCGTGTCTGCCCTGAATGACTTCGCATCCCCCGCTCTGGCTGAAAGCTGGGATAATGTGGGGTTGCTGGTGGAACCAAGTCCTCCCCACACTGTGAAAACCCTTTTCCTCACTAACGATCTCACTGAGGAGGTGATGGAAGAGGCAGTGCAGAAGAAAGCAGACCTCGTTCTTTCTTACCACCCTCCTATATTCACACCACTCAAGCGAGTAACGTGGAAAACCTGGAAGGAACGGCTGGTGGTCCGAGCCCTGGAGAACAGAATCGGGATTTATTCTCCACATACGGCGTACGATGCCATACCTCACGGAGTTAATAACTGGCTAACAAAGGGACTCG GTGCCTGTACTTCTGTCCCACTGCATCCATCGACTGCACCAAGCTCTCCAGCTGAAGGCACTCACCGGGTAGAATTCTGTGCAGATGCTGAGCATCTGGATGCAGTGCTGTTCAAAATCAAAGACATCCCAGAGATCTCTTGTCTCACTACTTTCCCAGCCAG GGTTGAAGGTGAGGAGCAAACACGAGTCAGTTTGAACTGCTCTCAGAAAGCACTGCTGGAGGTGGTGGCATTATTGTCCCAGAACAGCCTTCTTCATCACAAGACCGAGATTCTCTTGCTACAAAAG cctcctcttccccatACTGGAATGGGACGCCTGTGCACCCTGAGCGAGCCAGCCTCCTTGTCAGACATAATCGAGCGTATCAAAGGCCACCTGCAGCTACCCCACGTCCGCGTAGCCGTGGGAACGGGCAGGACACTCGGTACATGGGCCTGCGAGCCAGACTGCCTGCTAGGACGGGCACTGCAGGAACACAGGGAGCATGAGTGTGTGCATTACACTGGGAAACTGTCTTCAGCAG AATCACCAGTGAagaaagctgctctgtgtgctggttCTGGGAGCAGTGTCCTGAAGGGAACGGAAGCTGACCTCTATCTCACAG GTATGGGTGATTAA
- the NIF3L1 gene encoding NIF3-like protein 1 isoform X2 — MLLPVPPLLRPPVHRVRALGLPPVRALMNLRELVSALNDFASPALAESWDNVGLLVEPSPPHTVKTLFLTNDLTEEVMEEAVQKKADLVLSYHPPIFTPLKRVTWKTWKERLVVRALENRIGIYSPHTAYDAIPHGVNNWLTKGLGACTSVPLHPSTAPSSPAEGTHRVEFCADAEHLDAVLFKIKDIPEISCLTTFPARVEGEEQTRVSLNCSQKALLEVVALLSQNSLLHHKTEILLLQKPPLPHTGMGRLCTLSEPASLSDIIERIKGHLQLPHVRVAVGTGRTLESPVKKAALCAGSGSSVLKGTEADLYLTVNNAEPAKRYQWKLLPQGMKNSPTICQWYVAQALSGVREQFPEACCYHYMDDILVAANSNNPVILNHFLSLQSAGEMHLPRAKVWVRDLLTKKWEGPHKLIAWGRGYACVSTDTGVRWLPASFVLPDLWHQKQNRQPPRQPSNDDQNADQPLNDSSDDDQDVDPQPGPSTSRD, encoded by the exons ATGCTGCTGCCGGTCCCGCCGCTGCTCCGCCCGCCTGTCCACCGCGTCCGTGCCTTGGGCCTCCCGCCCGTTCGCGCTCTCATGAACCTCCGGGAGCTCGTGTCTGCCCTGAATGACTTCGCATCCCCCGCTCTGGCTGAAAGCTGGGATAATGTGGGGTTGCTGGTGGAACCAAGTCCTCCCCACACTGTGAAAACCCTTTTCCTCACTAACGATCTCACTGAGGAGGTGATGGAAGAGGCAGTGCAGAAGAAAGCAGACCTCGTTCTTTCTTACCACCCTCCTATATTCACACCACTCAAGCGAGTAACGTGGAAAACCTGGAAGGAACGGCTGGTGGTCCGAGCCCTGGAGAACAGAATCGGGATTTATTCTCCACATACGGCGTACGATGCCATACCTCACGGAGTTAATAACTGGCTAACAAAGGGACTCG GTGCCTGTACTTCTGTCCCACTGCATCCATCGACTGCACCAAGCTCTCCAGCTGAAGGCACTCACCGGGTAGAATTCTGTGCAGATGCTGAGCATCTGGATGCAGTGCTGTTCAAAATCAAAGACATCCCAGAGATCTCTTGTCTCACTACTTTCCCAGCCAG GGTTGAAGGTGAGGAGCAAACACGAGTCAGTTTGAACTGCTCTCAGAAAGCACTGCTGGAGGTGGTGGCATTATTGTCCCAGAACAGCCTTCTTCATCACAAGACCGAGATTCTCTTGCTACAAAAG cctcctcttccccatACTGGAATGGGACGCCTGTGCACCCTGAGCGAGCCAGCCTCCTTGTCAGACATAATCGAGCGTATCAAAGGCCACCTGCAGCTACCCCACGTCCGCGTAGCCGTGGGAACGGGCAGGACACTCG AATCACCAGTGAagaaagctgctctgtgtgctggttCTGGGAGCAGTGTCCTGAAGGGAACGGAAGCTGACCTCTATCTCACAG ttaacaatgctgaacctgcaAAGAGGTATCAATGGAAGCTTCTACCTcagggcatgaagaacagcccgacTATCTGCCAATGGTATGTCGCTCAGGCTTTGTCCGGAGTCCGTGAGCAGTTTCCTGAGGCATGCTgctaccattacatggatgatatcctggtggcagcaaaTTCAAACAATCCTGTTAttttgaatcattttctctcattgcagtctgcaggcgagatGCACCTGCCTCGAGCGAAAGTCTGGGTACGGGACCTCCTCACTAAGAAGTGGGAAGGCCCACACAAGCTCATTGcttggggtcgtgggtatgcttgcgtttccacagatactggggtacgaTGGCTACCTGCGAGCTTCGTTCTCCCTGACCTGTGGCACCAGaagcagaacaggcaacctccaaggCAACCctcaaatgatgaccagaatgcAGATCAACCACTGAATGATTCTTCagatgatgaccaggatgtcgaCCCTCAGcctggtccttctacaagcagagactga